Proteins co-encoded in one Klebsiella michiganensis genomic window:
- a CDS encoding nitrate reductase, with protein sequence MHTDWHVCGLVVQAKPEHVAAVRSAINALPGSEVAVDDIDSGKLAVVIEAAQSSTLLEQIERARNISGVLAVSLVYHQQNEQGEEAP encoded by the coding sequence ATGCACACTGACTGGCACGTATGCGGCCTGGTGGTTCAGGCCAAACCTGAACATGTTGCTGCCGTACGCAGCGCGATCAACGCCCTGCCGGGTAGCGAGGTTGCGGTTGACGATATCGACAGCGGCAAACTTGCGGTGGTTATCGAGGCAGCCCAAAGCAGCACGCTGCTGGAACAAATTGAGCGGGCACGCAATATCTCCGGCGTGCTGGCGGTGTCGCTGGTTTATCACCAGCAGAACGAACAAGGTGAGGAAGCACCATGA
- the napB gene encoding nitrate reductase (small subunit of periplasmic nitrate reductase; receives electrons from the membrane-bound NapC and passes them to NapA) yields MKSHGLTKALFQCGAALTLVVSGALWAASSVDLNQSPEVSGTPEGAVLMPKQQPRMALNYVNQPPMIPHSVDGYQVTTTSNRCLQCHGVESYRITGAPRVSPTHFMDSDGKVLSNVAPRRYFCLQCHVPQADVAPIVGNTFEPSKGFGK; encoded by the coding sequence ATGAAAAGCCATGGCCTGACAAAGGCGTTGTTTCAGTGTGGAGCGGCATTAACTCTGGTGGTCAGCGGCGCACTTTGGGCGGCAAGCAGCGTGGATCTCAATCAATCGCCAGAGGTGTCCGGCACGCCGGAAGGCGCCGTGCTAATGCCAAAGCAGCAGCCGCGGATGGCGCTGAACTATGTTAATCAACCGCCGATGATCCCGCACAGCGTTGACGGCTACCAGGTCACGACGACCAGCAACCGCTGCCTGCAGTGTCACGGCGTTGAGAGCTACCGTATCACGGGGGCACCGCGCGTCAGCCCAACGCACTTTATGGATAGCGACGGTAAAGTGCTGTCGAATGTAGCGCCTCGCCGCTATTTCTGCCTGCAATGCCATGTGCCTCAGGCGGATGTCGCCCCGATTGTTGGAAATACCTTCGAGCCATCCAAAGGGTTTGGGAAATAA
- a CDS encoding nitrate reductase (periplasmic; catalytic subunit; with NapBC catalyzes the reduction of nitrate to nitrite; NapAB receives electrons from NapC) produces the protein MKLSRRSFMKANAVAAAAAAAGLSVPGVARAVVGKSDAIKWDKAPCRFCGTGCGVLVGTQNGRVVASQGDPEAPVNRGLNCIKGYFLSKIMYGKDRLTQPLLRMKDGQYHKEGEFQPISWEKAFDVMEEKFKATLKDKGPDGIGMFGSGQWTVWEGYAAAKLFKAGFRSNNIDPNARHCMASAVVGFMRTFGMDEPMGCYDDIEQADAFVLWGSNMAEMHPVLWSRIANRRLSDENVNVAVLSTFQHRSFELADNGMVFTPQSDLVILNYIANYIIQNNAVNESFFKQHVNLRRGVTDIGYGLRPTHPLEKAAKNPGSDASEPMSFDEYKAFVAEYTLEKTAEMSGVPKDQLEALAKLYADPNKKVISYWTMGFNQHTRGVWANNLVYNLHLLTGKISQPGCGPFSLTGQPSACGTAREVGTFAHRLPADMVVTNEKHREIVEKTWRLPAGTIPSKVGLHAVAQDRALKDGKLNVYWVMCNNNMQAGPNITEERMPGWRDPRNFIIVSDPYPTISALTADLILPTAMWVEKEGAYGNAERRTQFWRQQVSAPGEAKSDLWQLVTFAKRFKVEDVWPAELVDQKPEYRGKTLFDVLFASDAVRQYPLTELAAEQLNDESRELGFYLQKGLFEEYASFGRGHGHDLAPFDDYHKARGLRWPVVDGKETQWRYSEGHDPYVKAGEGYRFYGKPDGKAVIFALPFEPAAEAPDQEYDLWLSTGRVLEHWHTGSMTRRVPELHRAFPEAVTFVHPLDAQERGLRRGDKVKVISRRGEVVSIVETRGRNKPPRGLVYMPFFDAAQLVNNLTLDATDPLSKEADFKKCAVKLAKV, from the coding sequence ATGAAACTCAGTCGTCGTAGCTTTATGAAAGCGAATGCCGTTGCCGCAGCTGCCGCGGCGGCGGGCCTAAGCGTACCGGGCGTGGCTCGTGCGGTGGTAGGCAAATCCGATGCCATTAAATGGGACAAAGCCCCGTGCCGCTTCTGCGGTACCGGCTGCGGCGTGCTGGTGGGGACCCAAAATGGCCGCGTCGTCGCAAGCCAGGGCGATCCGGAAGCGCCGGTCAACCGTGGTCTGAACTGCATTAAGGGCTACTTCCTGTCAAAAATCATGTACGGGAAAGATCGCCTCACCCAGCCGCTGCTGCGCATGAAAGACGGGCAGTACCACAAAGAGGGCGAATTCCAGCCAATAAGCTGGGAAAAAGCCTTCGACGTAATGGAAGAGAAATTCAAGGCCACCCTGAAAGATAAAGGCCCGGACGGCATAGGTATGTTTGGCTCCGGCCAGTGGACGGTGTGGGAAGGCTACGCTGCGGCAAAGCTTTTTAAGGCTGGCTTCCGTTCCAACAACATCGATCCGAACGCGCGCCACTGTATGGCATCTGCGGTTGTGGGCTTTATGCGCACTTTTGGCATGGATGAGCCGATGGGCTGCTATGACGATATCGAGCAGGCGGATGCCTTTGTGCTTTGGGGCTCCAACATGGCGGAAATGCACCCGGTTCTCTGGTCGCGAATTGCTAACCGCCGCCTGTCCGATGAAAACGTCAATGTCGCCGTACTGTCGACCTTCCAGCACCGCAGTTTTGAGCTGGCGGACAATGGCATGGTTTTCACACCGCAAAGCGATCTGGTTATCCTGAACTACATCGCCAACTACATCATTCAGAACAATGCGGTTAACGAGTCGTTCTTCAAGCAGCACGTTAATCTGCGCCGGGGCGTGACGGATATTGGCTATGGGCTGCGCCCGACGCATCCGCTGGAAAAAGCCGCGAAGAATCCGGGCTCTGACGCCTCAGAACCCATGAGCTTCGACGAGTACAAAGCGTTTGTCGCCGAGTACACGCTGGAGAAAACCGCTGAAATGAGCGGAGTGCCGAAAGACCAGCTTGAAGCGCTCGCGAAGCTCTATGCCGACCCGAATAAGAAAGTTATTTCCTATTGGACGATGGGCTTTAACCAGCACACGCGCGGCGTCTGGGCCAATAACCTGGTTTACAACCTGCACTTGCTGACCGGGAAAATTTCTCAGCCGGGCTGCGGGCCGTTCTCGCTGACCGGCCAGCCGTCCGCCTGCGGCACCGCGCGTGAAGTGGGTACATTTGCCCACCGCTTACCGGCAGACATGGTCGTCACCAACGAAAAACACCGGGAAATCGTCGAAAAAACGTGGCGGCTACCCGCCGGCACTATTCCATCAAAAGTGGGTTTACACGCCGTTGCGCAGGACCGGGCGCTGAAAGACGGCAAGCTCAACGTGTACTGGGTGATGTGCAACAACAACATGCAGGCCGGGCCGAATATCACCGAGGAGCGTATGCCGGGCTGGCGCGACCCGCGTAACTTTATCATCGTCTCAGATCCTTACCCGACCATCAGCGCGTTAACGGCTGACCTGATCCTGCCGACGGCAATGTGGGTGGAAAAAGAGGGGGCCTACGGCAACGCGGAGCGCCGCACCCAGTTCTGGCGTCAGCAAGTGAGCGCGCCGGGAGAGGCGAAGTCCGATCTCTGGCAGCTGGTGACCTTCGCTAAACGCTTCAAGGTAGAGGATGTCTGGCCTGCCGAACTGGTAGATCAGAAACCTGAGTATCGAGGCAAAACCCTGTTCGACGTACTGTTCGCCAGTGATGCAGTGCGCCAATACCCGCTGACCGAACTGGCGGCTGAGCAGTTAAACGACGAATCCCGCGAGCTGGGCTTCTACCTGCAAAAAGGCCTGTTTGAGGAGTATGCCAGCTTTGGCCGCGGGCACGGGCACGATCTGGCCCCGTTTGACGATTACCACAAAGCCCGGGGTTTACGCTGGCCGGTGGTCGACGGGAAAGAAACCCAGTGGCGCTACAGCGAGGGCCACGATCCGTACGTTAAGGCCGGGGAAGGCTACAGGTTTTACGGCAAACCGGACGGGAAAGCGGTGATCTTTGCGCTGCCGTTCGAGCCAGCGGCGGAAGCACCGGACCAGGAGTACGACCTGTGGCTTTCTACTGGCCGTGTGCTCGAACACTGGCACACCGGCAGCATGACGCGCCGCGTGCCGGAGCTGCACCGTGCCTTCCCGGAGGCCGTCACGTTTGTGCATCCGTTGGATGCGCAGGAGCGTGGTCTGCGCCGTGGCGACAAAGTGAAGGTGATTTCTCGCCGCGGCGAAGTGGTTTCCATCGTCGAAACCCGTGGCCGCAACAAGCCGCCTCGGGGCCTGGTCTACATGCCGTTCTTCGACGCCGCGCAGCTGGTGAATAACCTGACGCTCGACGCCACCGACCCGCTCTCCAAAGAGGCGGATTTCAAGAAGTGCGCCGTGAAGCTGGCGAAGGTGTAA
- the napG gene encoding quinol dehydrogenase (part of NapHG quinol dehydrogenase; couples electron transfer from ubiquinone-ubiquinol couple via NapC/B to NapA; secreted by twin arginine translocation pathway) has protein sequence MSRADKTQPARRRFLRDVARAAGGLAAVAVVLGLQQRTSRAQGVRLRPPGALDEEAFSRACVRCGQCLQACPYDTLKLATLASGLAAGTPYFVARDVPCEMCEDVPCAKVCPSGALDADIASIDDARMGLAVLLDHENCLNYQGLRCDVCYRVCPSIDRAITLEMERNMRTGKHARFLPTVHSDACTGCGKCEQACVLDQAAIKVLPRSLARGEAGKHYRFGWLESSNGKP, from the coding sequence ATGTCCCGCGCCGACAAAACTCAACCGGCCCGCCGCCGCTTTTTGCGTGATGTTGCGCGAGCGGCGGGGGGGCTGGCGGCCGTCGCCGTGGTTCTGGGTTTGCAGCAGCGAACTTCCCGCGCGCAGGGCGTGCGGCTGCGTCCGCCGGGCGCGCTGGATGAAGAGGCATTTTCACGCGCCTGTGTCCGCTGCGGGCAGTGCCTGCAGGCTTGCCCTTACGACACCCTGAAGCTGGCAACGCTTGCTTCCGGGCTGGCGGCGGGCACGCCGTACTTTGTCGCGCGGGACGTGCCCTGCGAGATGTGCGAAGACGTTCCCTGCGCCAAAGTTTGCCCAAGCGGCGCGCTGGACGCAGATATCGCCTCCATCGACGACGCGCGAATGGGGCTGGCGGTTCTGCTGGATCACGAAAATTGCCTGAACTATCAGGGTCTGCGCTGCGATGTTTGCTACCGCGTTTGTCCGTCTATCGACCGGGCCATCACCCTTGAGATGGAGCGCAACATGCGTACCGGCAAACACGCTCGATTCTTGCCAACGGTGCACAGCGACGCTTGCACCGGCTGCGGGAAATGTGAGCAGGCCTGCGTGCTGGACCAGGCGGCAATCAAAGTGCTGCCGCGCTCGCTGGCCAGAGGGGAGGCAGGGAAGCATTACCGCTTTGGCTGGCTGGAGTCGAGCAATGGCAAACCATAA
- the napH gene encoding quinol dehydrogenase (part of NapHG quinol dehydrogenase; couples electron transfer from ubiquinone-ubiquinol couple via NapC/B to NapA), with protein sequence MANHKQDAGRDAAAKKGWWHSRKWLLMRRFSQALVLSLFLCGPLFGVWVLHGNYSSSLLLDRVPLSDPLMVLQSLLSGHLPSAVALSGAGIVLVGYALLGKRIFCGWVCPLNPLTDLAAWLRRKTGFNASASLPRWLRYLLLAIVLAGSALTGTLIWEWVNPVSLMGRGLIFGFGAGIWLLIALFLFDLLLVEHGWCGHLCPLGALYGAVGSKGALEVSTGGRERCTRCMDCFHVCPEPQVMRAPVLDKHSPARISSRDCLNCGRCIDICPEDVFKITIRWSSGVKS encoded by the coding sequence ATGGCAAACCATAAGCAGGATGCTGGGCGCGATGCCGCAGCGAAAAAGGGCTGGTGGCACAGCCGCAAATGGCTGCTGATGCGCCGTTTTTCACAGGCCTTGGTTTTAAGTTTGTTTCTCTGCGGCCCGCTTTTCGGCGTATGGGTTCTGCACGGGAACTACAGCAGCAGCCTGCTGCTGGACAGGGTGCCGCTGAGCGATCCCCTGATGGTGCTGCAAAGCCTGCTGAGCGGCCACTTGCCTTCGGCCGTGGCGCTGAGTGGCGCAGGAATTGTGCTGGTCGGGTACGCGCTGCTGGGCAAGCGGATTTTTTGCGGATGGGTCTGTCCACTCAATCCGTTAACGGACTTGGCTGCGTGGCTGCGGCGGAAAACGGGCTTTAACGCTTCGGCTTCACTGCCGCGCTGGCTGCGCTACCTGCTGCTGGCGATAGTGCTGGCAGGCAGCGCCTTGACCGGCACGCTCATCTGGGAATGGGTTAACCCTGTTTCACTGATGGGGCGAGGGCTGATCTTTGGCTTTGGGGCGGGTATCTGGCTGCTGATCGCGCTGTTTCTCTTCGATTTATTGCTGGTTGAACACGGCTGGTGTGGCCATCTCTGCCCGCTTGGGGCGCTGTATGGTGCAGTCGGCAGCAAAGGTGCACTTGAAGTTAGCACCGGCGGGCGTGAGCGCTGCACCCGCTGTATGGATTGTTTTCACGTTTGCCCGGAGCCGCAGGTGATGCGCGCCCCGGTACTGGATAAGCACAGCCCGGCGCGGATCTCGAGCCGCGACTGCCTGAACTGCGGTCGCTGCATCGACATCTGCCCCGAGGATGTTTTCAAAATAACAATACGATGGAGCTCGGGAGTTAAATCATGA
- a CDS encoding cytochrome C (with NapABDFGH functions as a nitrate reductase; NapC functions as an electron shuttle between NapAB and NapGH or quinone) — MDKSTRKPGIIKRVWQWWRRPSRLALGTLLLIGFAAGILFWGGFNTGMEMSNREEFCIGCHEMRNNVYEEYMGTVHYNNRSGVRATCPDCHVPHEWVPKMIRKIQASKELYAKAFGLIDTPQKFYDHRLAMAQNEWRRMKNNNSQECRNCHNFDYMDFSAQKTVAAKMHDEAIKDGKTCIDCHKGIAHKLPDMREVEAGY, encoded by the coding sequence ATGGATAAATCAACTCGTAAACCCGGCATCATTAAGCGCGTGTGGCAGTGGTGGCGCAGACCGAGCCGGTTAGCGCTCGGCACATTGCTGCTTATCGGCTTTGCCGCCGGGATACTCTTTTGGGGCGGTTTCAACACCGGGATGGAAATGTCCAACCGCGAAGAGTTCTGCATCGGCTGCCACGAAATGCGCAATAACGTGTATGAGGAATACATGGGCACGGTGCATTACAACAACCGCAGCGGCGTACGCGCGACTTGCCCGGATTGCCATGTGCCGCACGAATGGGTGCCAAAAATGATCCGTAAAATTCAGGCCAGCAAGGAGCTGTACGCCAAGGCCTTTGGGCTGATAGACACGCCTCAGAAATTTTACGATCACCGTCTGGCGATGGCGCAAAACGAGTGGCGGCGGATGAAAAACAATAACTCTCAGGAGTGTCGAAACTGCCATAACTTCGACTATATGGATTTCAGCGCGCAGAAAACCGTGGCGGCCAAAATGCACGATGAGGCAATCAAAGATGGCAAAACCTGCATTGATTGCCATAAGGGGATAGCGCATAAACTGCCGGATATGCGAGAGGTTGAGGCGGGGTATTGA